One Salvia splendens isolate huo1 chromosome 22, SspV2, whole genome shotgun sequence DNA segment encodes these proteins:
- the LOC121785784 gene encoding C2 and GRAM domain-containing protein At1g03370-like isoform X3, giving the protein MNLLVRVSEAKSLPPMESNGFTNPYVKLELGRQAFRSKAVKKCLNPLWSEEFIFKVDDLKRKLVVSVLDEERCFNNDFVGQIRVPVAWVFEAKDQSLGTSWYTLHPKSNNAKNKGCGEILLTIYLLQKNTPLDLPPTNDSAMLSRKYADSLHDSPSISMSSSVASSPMRLEEEVPLKEAKVNAQTLAGRIAKIFNKNVETPAISSIETSDVSEAESNDSLSLESKCVEPSSSVDFEELMRSLETREQSGEVPSCLPGGVVIDQLYAITPRELNSTLFSSDSSLFKSFADMQGSTDLQERAWELDNNGESLKRMVSYIKPPTKLVKALKATEEQTYLKAKDGTFVVLVVVRTLDAPYGKTFKIELLYCITPGLEQPSGEQSSHLVVSWRIDFLQSTMMKSIIENGARQGIKESFDQYEKFLCRSVKPLDLKDISSEKDQLMASLQVEHHSEWTLAVQYFANFTVVSAIFTWLYLLTHLCMVMPSKVQGLEFVGLDLPDSVGEIIVSILLVLQGKQVLKLVSRFMQARAQKGSDHGIKGKGDGWLLTVALIEGSNLEAPNSTSTSSDPYVVFTCNGNRRTSSVKFRKSEPLWNEILEFDAMNEPPSRLDVEVFDFDGPFVEPSSLGHAEINFLKSNVSDLSDVWIPLQGKLSQACQSKIHLRIFLNSTKATNSFQEYIAKVEKEVGKKIRLRSPHTNSTFQKLFGLPPEEFLINDFNCYLRRKIPLQGRLFLSARAVGFRADIFGQKSKFLFLWEDVEDIQRIPPTLSSMGSPVISVILKPGRGTDARHGARSLDAKGRLGFHFHSFVSLNVAHRTMLALWRAKTLPPKQKEEMIPEKESEANDVRASEDESVPETIQAAEEELEVHCDLIEDNDSDAKITHTEEIASFLGVDDVNVSTVYSSILPLPFLHGIVRRKQN; this is encoded by the exons ATGAACCTTTTGGTCCGCGTAAGCGAAGCCAAAAGTTTGCCTCCGATGGAGTCGAACGGCTTTACCAATCCGTATGTTAAGCTAGAATTGGGGCGGCAGGCGTTCAGGAGCAAAGCTGTGAAGAAATGCCTAAATCCGTTGTGGTCCGAGGAATTCATATTTAAAGTGGACGACTTGAAAAGAAAGCTTGTTGTATCTGTTTTGGATGAAGAAAGGTGTTTCAATAATGATTTTGTTGGGCAGATCAGAGTGCCCGTAGCTTGGGTTTTCGAGGCGAAGGATCAATCTCTTGGCACTTCTTGGTACACTCTGCATCCCAAGAGCAATAATGCCAAGAACAAGGGTTGTG GTGAAATTCTTCTCACCATTTATTTGTTGCAAAAGAATACGCCGTTAGACTTGCCACCCACCAATGATTCTGCAATGTTGTCAAGGAAATATGCTGATTCTCTGCATGATTCCCCCTCAATCTCAATGTCTTCCTCAGTGGCGTCTTCTCCTATGAGGTTAGAGGAAGAAGTCCCGTTGAAGGAAGCAAAGGTTAATGCACAAACATTAGCTGGTCGAATTGCAAAAATTTTCAATAAGAATGTAGAGACACCAGCCATTAGCTCTATTGAAACTAGTGATGTATCAGAGGCTGAAAGTAATGATTCATTGAGTCTAGAGAGCAAGTGTGTGGAACCTTCGTCATCAGTTGATTTCGAAGAACTAATGAGAAGTTTGGAGACGAGAGAACAGAGTGGTGAAGTTCCAAGTTGTTTACCTGGAGGAGTAGTTATTGATCAATTATATGCAATAACTCCTCGTGAATTGAACTCCACACTCTTTTCTTCAGATTCAAGCCTTTTCAAGTCTTTTGCGGACATGCAAGGATCAACTGATTTACAAGAAAGAGCATGGGAATTAGATAACAATGGTGAGAGTCTAAAACGAATGGTGTCATACATTAAGCCACCAACCAAACTGGTTAAAGCTTTGAAAGCCACAGAGGAGCAAACATATTTGAAAGCTAAAGATGGGACTTTTGTTGTTTTGGTAGTTGTGAGAACCCTGGATGCTCCATATGGCAAAACTTTTAAGATAGAATTGCTTTACTGCATAACTCCTGGTCTAGAGCAGCCATCGGGGGAGCAATCTTCCCATCTGGTTGTTTCGTGGAGAATTGACTTCTTGCAGAGCACCATGATGAAAAGTATTATTGAAAATGGAGCAAGACAAGGCATAAAAGAAAGTTTTGATCAGTATGAGAAGTTTCTATGCCGCAGCGTAAAGCCCCTTGATCTTAAAGATATAAGTTCTGAGAAAGACCAACTTATGGCATCTCTTCAGGTAGAGCATCACTCTGAATGGACATTGGCAGTTCAATATTTCGCCAATTTCACAGTAGTCTCGGCTATTTTCACGTGGTTATATCTGCTCACACACTTATGCATGGTTATGCCTAGCAAAGTTCAGGGTCTTGAGTTTGTTGGTTTAGACTTGCCTGATTCCGTTGGTGAGATCATAGTAAGTATTTTGTTGGTTCTGCAAGGAAAACAGGTGCTGAAGTTAGTGTCCCGCTTCATGCAAGCGAGAGCACAGAAAG GAAGTGATCATGGAATCAAAGGAAAAGGAGATGGGTGGTTGCTAACGGTTGCCTTAATTGAAGGAAGCAATTTGGAAGCACCTAACTCAACTTCAACGTCATCTGATCCTTATGTGGTGTTTACTTGCAATGGGAATAGAAGAACCAGCTCTGTCAAGTTTCGAAAATCAGAACCTCTTTGGAATG AAATCCTTGAATTTGATGCTATGAATGAGCCTCCATCTAGGTTGGACGTGGAAGTGTTCGATTTCGATGGGCCTTTTGTTGAACCCTCATCTCTTGGGCATGCTGAAATTAATTTCCTGAAATCTAATGTTTCCGACTTATCTGATGTCTGGATACCTCTACAAGGAAAGTTGTCTCAAGCATGTCAGTCAAAGATACACTTAAGAATTTTCTTGAACAGTACTAAGGCTACTAATAGTTTCCAAGAGTATATAGCTAAGGTGGAGAAGGAGGTTGGCAAGAAG ATAAGATTACGGTCTCCTCACACAAATTCAACATTCCAGAAGCTTTTTGGGCTACCCCCAGAGGAATTTCTCATCAATGACTTCAACTGCTACCTGAGACGTAAAATTCCTCTCCAG GGCCGTCTGTTTCTTTCAGCAAGAGCGGTCGGGTTCCGTGCAGATATATTTGGTCAGAAGTCGAAGTTTTTATTTCTCTGGGAAGATGTGGAAGATATTCAACGCATCCCTCCCACTCTATCATCAATGGGAAGCCCTGTCATCAGCGTGATTCTAAAGCCTGGAAGAGGAACTGATGCACGGCATGGAGCACGGTCACTAGATGCAAAAGGCAGGCTGGGGTTTCATTTTCATTCTTTTGTATCTCTCAATGTTGCCCACAG AACAATGTTGGCACTCTGGAGGGCAAAAACCTTGCCACCCAAACAGAAGGAGGAGATGATACCGGAGAAAGAATCCGAAGCAAATGATGTCCGTGCTTCTGAAGACGAGTCTGTCCCAGAAACCATTCAAGCTGCAGAGGAGGAACTTGAAGTTCATTGCGATTTGATAGAAGACAATGACTCTGATGCTAAAATCACCCACACTGAGGAGATCGCTTCTTTTCTGGGAGTAGATGACGTTAATGTTTCCACGGTCTATTCTTCCATCCTACCACTTCCG TTTCTGCATGGAATTGTTCGGAGGAAGCAAAATTGA
- the LOC121785834 gene encoding BTB/POZ domain-containing protein At5g47800-like, translating to MTYLLHKSCLVPKCGLLQRLFSEKDDGGGISVDLHDIPGGEEAFELCAKFCYGITISLSAHNLVPAFCAASFLRMTEKFENGNLIPKLEAFFSSCILQVWKDTLIALQNAERLHEWCGNLGVVRRCVESIVDKIITPQTRVRWSYTYTRPGYIRKRRKSVPKDWWTEDLSCLGIDMFSSIVTTVSSTGMLQPQLVGEALHVYAHCWLLNSSRESPNRKRRIVETIVKLIPAEKGSVSVKFLLRLLSATNSLGASPLSKAELLRLSGLQLHEATLPDLLLSNAATSHDVDLVKTVAWSFLRQWKRRSSAGERESMREMQKVGKLIDSYLQVVAKDARMPAHKMVALIETLPAIARPQHDHLYKAINIYLKAHPDVSKANKKHLCSFLDSQKLSPEVRSHASKNERLPLRTVVQVLFFEQEKSNTTASKVSSTEAEEQGNGTRPKGAGTNGAQLSKELSFKVKVETEKEKKREAGGDAAPQLNPHNKAQLRSLSKMTYIKR from the exons ATGACCTATCTTCTCCACAAG TCTTGTCTTGTTCCAAAATGTGGCCTATTGCAAAGGCTTTTCTCTGAGAAGGACGACGGTGGAGGCATCTCCGtggacctacacgacatcccgGGAGGTGAGGAGGCGTTCGAGCTATGTGCTAAGTTCTGTTATGGGATCACAATCAGCCTCAGTGCACACAACCTTGTGCCAGCCTTCTGCGCTGCTAGTTTCCTGCGAATGACCGAGAAATTCGAAAACGGGAACTTGATTCCAAAGCTGGAGGCCTTCTTCTCGTCGTGCATCCTCCAAGTGTGGAAGGACACTCTCATCGCGCTACAGAATGCTGAGAGATTGCACGAGTGGTGTGGGAATCTTGGCGTTGTGAGACGTTGCGTTGAGTCCATCGTTGACAAGATCATAACGCCTCAAACGAGGGTTAGGTGGTCTTACACGTATACAAGGCCGGGATACATCAGGAAACGGCGGAAATCAGTGCCAAAGGACTGGTGGACAGAGGACTTATCCTGCCTAGGCATAGACATGTTTAGCAGCATAGTCACAACAGTCTCTTCTACGGGAATGCTGCAGCCGCAGCTCGTTGGCGAGGCATTGCACGTGTACGCGCACTGCTGGCTGCTCAACTCCTCCCGCGAATCTCCCAACAGAAAACGCAGAATCGTTGAGACGATTGTGAAGCTCATTCCAGCGGAGAAAGGGTCTGTCTCGGTCAAATTCCTGCTGAGGCTCCTCAGCGCCACGAACTCTCTTGGCGCGTCTCCACTGTCGAAAGCAGAGCTCCTGAGGCTGTCCGGGCTGCAGCTACACGAGGCCACGCTTCCGGACTTGCTGCTTTCTAATGCAGCAACATCTCACGACGTTGATCTGGTTAAGACGGTTGCGTGGAGCTTCTTGAGGCAGTGGAAACGTCGCAGCTCAGCAGGCGAAAGGGAGTCGATGCGAGAGATGCAGAAGGTGGGGAAGCTCATTGATTCTTACCTGCAAGTAGTTGCAAAGGATGCAAGAATGCCAGCTCATAAAATGGTGGCTCTGATTGAAACTCTTCCAGCAATAGCAAGGCCTCAACATGACCATCTCTACAAAGCAATCAATATCTATCTTAAG GCACATCCTGATGTGAGCAAAGCAAATAAGAAACACCTCTGCAGCTTCTTAGACAGCCAAAAACTGTCTCCGGAAGTGCGGTCTCACGCTAGCAAGAACGAGCGGCTGCCACTCAGAACGGTCGTGCAAGTCCTCTTCTTCGAGCAGGAGAAAAGCAACACCACGGCTTCGAAGGTAAGTAGCACTGAAGCAGAGGAGCAAGGGAATGGTACTAGACCTAAAGGAGCCGGAACAAACGGAGCACAGCTCAGCAAAGAGTTGAGCTTTAAGGTGAAGGTGGAGacggagaaggagaagaagagggAGGCCGGGGGAGACGCTGCACCGCAGCTAAACCCTCATAACAAAGCTCAATTGAGAAGTTTATCGAAGATGACATATATTAAACGCTGA
- the LOC121785784 gene encoding C2 and GRAM domain-containing protein At1g03370-like isoform X2: protein MNLLVRVSEAKSLPPMESNGFTNPYVKLELGRQAFRSKAVKKCLNPLWSEEFIFKVDDLKRKLVVSVLDEERCFNNDFVGQIRVPVAWVFEAKDQSLGTSWYTLHPKSNNAKNKGCGEILLTIYLLQKNTPLDLPPTNDSAMLSRKYADSLHDSPSISMSSSVASSPMRLEEEVPLKEAKVNAQTLAGRIAKIFNKNVETPAISSIETSDVSEAESNDSLSLESKCVEPSSSVDFEELMRSLETREQSGEVPSCLPGGVVIDQLYAITPRELNSTLFSSDSSLFKSFADMQGSTDLQERAWELDNNGESLKRMVSYIKPPTKLVKALKATEEQTYLKAKDGTFVVLVVVRTLDAPYGKTFKIELLYCITPGLEQPSGEQSSHLVVSWRIDFLQSTMMKSIIENGARQGIKESFDQYEKFLCRSVKPLDLKDISSEKDQLMASLQVLKLVSRFMQARAQKGSDHGIKGKGDGWLLTVALIEGSNLEAPNSTSTSSDPYVVFTCNGNRRTSSVKFRKSEPLWNEILEFDAMNEPPSRLDVEVFDFDGPFVEPSSLGHAEINFLKSNVSDLSDVWIPLQGKLSQACQSKIHLRIFLNSTKATNSFQEYIAKVEKEVGKKIRLRSPHTNSTFQKLFGLPPEEFLINDFNCYLRRKIPLQGRLFLSARAVGFRADIFGQKSKFLFLWEDVEDIQRIPPTLSSMGSPVISVILKPGRGTDARHGARSLDAKGRLGFHFHSFVSLNVAHRTMLALWRAKTLPPKQKEEMIPEKESEANDVRASEDESVPETIQAAEEELEVHCDLIEDNDSDAKITHTEEIASFLGVDDVNVSTVYSSILPLPISFCMELFGGSKIEERVMEGAGCLNYSHSPWESDKADVHQRQLYYKLEKCIPLYKGEVVSTQQKLRLSVKNGWLINELMNLQGLPLGDNFSLRLRYHIKDIPAKYAACSVQVKLGVAWLKYTRNQKRVTKNITSILKKRVKLVFSILEKEYIAKS, encoded by the exons ATGAACCTTTTGGTCCGCGTAAGCGAAGCCAAAAGTTTGCCTCCGATGGAGTCGAACGGCTTTACCAATCCGTATGTTAAGCTAGAATTGGGGCGGCAGGCGTTCAGGAGCAAAGCTGTGAAGAAATGCCTAAATCCGTTGTGGTCCGAGGAATTCATATTTAAAGTGGACGACTTGAAAAGAAAGCTTGTTGTATCTGTTTTGGATGAAGAAAGGTGTTTCAATAATGATTTTGTTGGGCAGATCAGAGTGCCCGTAGCTTGGGTTTTCGAGGCGAAGGATCAATCTCTTGGCACTTCTTGGTACACTCTGCATCCCAAGAGCAATAATGCCAAGAACAAGGGTTGTG GTGAAATTCTTCTCACCATTTATTTGTTGCAAAAGAATACGCCGTTAGACTTGCCACCCACCAATGATTCTGCAATGTTGTCAAGGAAATATGCTGATTCTCTGCATGATTCCCCCTCAATCTCAATGTCTTCCTCAGTGGCGTCTTCTCCTATGAGGTTAGAGGAAGAAGTCCCGTTGAAGGAAGCAAAGGTTAATGCACAAACATTAGCTGGTCGAATTGCAAAAATTTTCAATAAGAATGTAGAGACACCAGCCATTAGCTCTATTGAAACTAGTGATGTATCAGAGGCTGAAAGTAATGATTCATTGAGTCTAGAGAGCAAGTGTGTGGAACCTTCGTCATCAGTTGATTTCGAAGAACTAATGAGAAGTTTGGAGACGAGAGAACAGAGTGGTGAAGTTCCAAGTTGTTTACCTGGAGGAGTAGTTATTGATCAATTATATGCAATAACTCCTCGTGAATTGAACTCCACACTCTTTTCTTCAGATTCAAGCCTTTTCAAGTCTTTTGCGGACATGCAAGGATCAACTGATTTACAAGAAAGAGCATGGGAATTAGATAACAATGGTGAGAGTCTAAAACGAATGGTGTCATACATTAAGCCACCAACCAAACTGGTTAAAGCTTTGAAAGCCACAGAGGAGCAAACATATTTGAAAGCTAAAGATGGGACTTTTGTTGTTTTGGTAGTTGTGAGAACCCTGGATGCTCCATATGGCAAAACTTTTAAGATAGAATTGCTTTACTGCATAACTCCTGGTCTAGAGCAGCCATCGGGGGAGCAATCTTCCCATCTGGTTGTTTCGTGGAGAATTGACTTCTTGCAGAGCACCATGATGAAAAGTATTATTGAAAATGGAGCAAGACAAGGCATAAAAGAAAGTTTTGATCAGTATGAGAAGTTTCTATGCCGCAGCGTAAAGCCCCTTGATCTTAAAGATATAAGTTCTGAGAAAGACCAACTTATGGCATCTCTTCAG GTGCTGAAGTTAGTGTCCCGCTTCATGCAAGCGAGAGCACAGAAAG GAAGTGATCATGGAATCAAAGGAAAAGGAGATGGGTGGTTGCTAACGGTTGCCTTAATTGAAGGAAGCAATTTGGAAGCACCTAACTCAACTTCAACGTCATCTGATCCTTATGTGGTGTTTACTTGCAATGGGAATAGAAGAACCAGCTCTGTCAAGTTTCGAAAATCAGAACCTCTTTGGAATG AAATCCTTGAATTTGATGCTATGAATGAGCCTCCATCTAGGTTGGACGTGGAAGTGTTCGATTTCGATGGGCCTTTTGTTGAACCCTCATCTCTTGGGCATGCTGAAATTAATTTCCTGAAATCTAATGTTTCCGACTTATCTGATGTCTGGATACCTCTACAAGGAAAGTTGTCTCAAGCATGTCAGTCAAAGATACACTTAAGAATTTTCTTGAACAGTACTAAGGCTACTAATAGTTTCCAAGAGTATATAGCTAAGGTGGAGAAGGAGGTTGGCAAGAAG ATAAGATTACGGTCTCCTCACACAAATTCAACATTCCAGAAGCTTTTTGGGCTACCCCCAGAGGAATTTCTCATCAATGACTTCAACTGCTACCTGAGACGTAAAATTCCTCTCCAG GGCCGTCTGTTTCTTTCAGCAAGAGCGGTCGGGTTCCGTGCAGATATATTTGGTCAGAAGTCGAAGTTTTTATTTCTCTGGGAAGATGTGGAAGATATTCAACGCATCCCTCCCACTCTATCATCAATGGGAAGCCCTGTCATCAGCGTGATTCTAAAGCCTGGAAGAGGAACTGATGCACGGCATGGAGCACGGTCACTAGATGCAAAAGGCAGGCTGGGGTTTCATTTTCATTCTTTTGTATCTCTCAATGTTGCCCACAG AACAATGTTGGCACTCTGGAGGGCAAAAACCTTGCCACCCAAACAGAAGGAGGAGATGATACCGGAGAAAGAATCCGAAGCAAATGATGTCCGTGCTTCTGAAGACGAGTCTGTCCCAGAAACCATTCAAGCTGCAGAGGAGGAACTTGAAGTTCATTGCGATTTGATAGAAGACAATGACTCTGATGCTAAAATCACCCACACTGAGGAGATCGCTTCTTTTCTGGGAGTAGATGACGTTAATGTTTCCACGGTCTATTCTTCCATCCTACCACTTCCG ATTAGTTTCTGCATGGAATTGTTCGGAGGAAGCAAAATTGAGGAAAGGGTGATGGAGGGAGCAGGATGCCTTAACTACTCTCACAGCCCGTGGGAATCTGATAAGGCAGACGTGCATCAGAGACAGCTTTACTATAAGCTTGAAAAATGCATACCTCTCTACAAAGGGGAAGTCGTGAGTACTCAGCAAAAGCTTCGCCTCTCTGTTAAAAATGGTTGGCTCATCAACGAGCTCATGAATCTCCAAGGCCTCCCACTCGGTGACAATTTTTCA CTTCGCTTAAGATATCACATCAAGGATATCCCAGCAAAGTATGCAGCGTGCAGTGTTCAAGTGAAACTCGGAGTTGCATGGCTGAAATACACCAGAAACCAGAAACGAGTCACAAAAAATATCACCTCGATATTAAAGAAGCGTGTGAAGCTTGTGTTTAGCATATTGGAGAAGGAATACATTGCAAAGTCATAG
- the LOC121785784 gene encoding C2 and GRAM domain-containing protein At1g03370-like isoform X1, whose protein sequence is MNLLVRVSEAKSLPPMESNGFTNPYVKLELGRQAFRSKAVKKCLNPLWSEEFIFKVDDLKRKLVVSVLDEERCFNNDFVGQIRVPVAWVFEAKDQSLGTSWYTLHPKSNNAKNKGCGEILLTIYLLQKNTPLDLPPTNDSAMLSRKYADSLHDSPSISMSSSVASSPMRLEEEVPLKEAKVNAQTLAGRIAKIFNKNVETPAISSIETSDVSEAESNDSLSLESKCVEPSSSVDFEELMRSLETREQSGEVPSCLPGGVVIDQLYAITPRELNSTLFSSDSSLFKSFADMQGSTDLQERAWELDNNGESLKRMVSYIKPPTKLVKALKATEEQTYLKAKDGTFVVLVVVRTLDAPYGKTFKIELLYCITPGLEQPSGEQSSHLVVSWRIDFLQSTMMKSIIENGARQGIKESFDQYEKFLCRSVKPLDLKDISSEKDQLMASLQVEHHSEWTLAVQYFANFTVVSAIFTWLYLLTHLCMVMPSKVQGLEFVGLDLPDSVGEIIVSILLVLQGKQVLKLVSRFMQARAQKGSDHGIKGKGDGWLLTVALIEGSNLEAPNSTSTSSDPYVVFTCNGNRRTSSVKFRKSEPLWNEILEFDAMNEPPSRLDVEVFDFDGPFVEPSSLGHAEINFLKSNVSDLSDVWIPLQGKLSQACQSKIHLRIFLNSTKATNSFQEYIAKVEKEVGKKIRLRSPHTNSTFQKLFGLPPEEFLINDFNCYLRRKIPLQGRLFLSARAVGFRADIFGQKSKFLFLWEDVEDIQRIPPTLSSMGSPVISVILKPGRGTDARHGARSLDAKGRLGFHFHSFVSLNVAHRTMLALWRAKTLPPKQKEEMIPEKESEANDVRASEDESVPETIQAAEEELEVHCDLIEDNDSDAKITHTEEIASFLGVDDVNVSTVYSSILPLPISFCMELFGGSKIEERVMEGAGCLNYSHSPWESDKADVHQRQLYYKLEKCIPLYKGEVVSTQQKLRLSVKNGWLINELMNLQGLPLGDNFSLRLRYHIKDIPAKYAACSVQVKLGVAWLKYTRNQKRVTKNITSILKKRVKLVFSILEKEYIAKS, encoded by the exons ATGAACCTTTTGGTCCGCGTAAGCGAAGCCAAAAGTTTGCCTCCGATGGAGTCGAACGGCTTTACCAATCCGTATGTTAAGCTAGAATTGGGGCGGCAGGCGTTCAGGAGCAAAGCTGTGAAGAAATGCCTAAATCCGTTGTGGTCCGAGGAATTCATATTTAAAGTGGACGACTTGAAAAGAAAGCTTGTTGTATCTGTTTTGGATGAAGAAAGGTGTTTCAATAATGATTTTGTTGGGCAGATCAGAGTGCCCGTAGCTTGGGTTTTCGAGGCGAAGGATCAATCTCTTGGCACTTCTTGGTACACTCTGCATCCCAAGAGCAATAATGCCAAGAACAAGGGTTGTG GTGAAATTCTTCTCACCATTTATTTGTTGCAAAAGAATACGCCGTTAGACTTGCCACCCACCAATGATTCTGCAATGTTGTCAAGGAAATATGCTGATTCTCTGCATGATTCCCCCTCAATCTCAATGTCTTCCTCAGTGGCGTCTTCTCCTATGAGGTTAGAGGAAGAAGTCCCGTTGAAGGAAGCAAAGGTTAATGCACAAACATTAGCTGGTCGAATTGCAAAAATTTTCAATAAGAATGTAGAGACACCAGCCATTAGCTCTATTGAAACTAGTGATGTATCAGAGGCTGAAAGTAATGATTCATTGAGTCTAGAGAGCAAGTGTGTGGAACCTTCGTCATCAGTTGATTTCGAAGAACTAATGAGAAGTTTGGAGACGAGAGAACAGAGTGGTGAAGTTCCAAGTTGTTTACCTGGAGGAGTAGTTATTGATCAATTATATGCAATAACTCCTCGTGAATTGAACTCCACACTCTTTTCTTCAGATTCAAGCCTTTTCAAGTCTTTTGCGGACATGCAAGGATCAACTGATTTACAAGAAAGAGCATGGGAATTAGATAACAATGGTGAGAGTCTAAAACGAATGGTGTCATACATTAAGCCACCAACCAAACTGGTTAAAGCTTTGAAAGCCACAGAGGAGCAAACATATTTGAAAGCTAAAGATGGGACTTTTGTTGTTTTGGTAGTTGTGAGAACCCTGGATGCTCCATATGGCAAAACTTTTAAGATAGAATTGCTTTACTGCATAACTCCTGGTCTAGAGCAGCCATCGGGGGAGCAATCTTCCCATCTGGTTGTTTCGTGGAGAATTGACTTCTTGCAGAGCACCATGATGAAAAGTATTATTGAAAATGGAGCAAGACAAGGCATAAAAGAAAGTTTTGATCAGTATGAGAAGTTTCTATGCCGCAGCGTAAAGCCCCTTGATCTTAAAGATATAAGTTCTGAGAAAGACCAACTTATGGCATCTCTTCAGGTAGAGCATCACTCTGAATGGACATTGGCAGTTCAATATTTCGCCAATTTCACAGTAGTCTCGGCTATTTTCACGTGGTTATATCTGCTCACACACTTATGCATGGTTATGCCTAGCAAAGTTCAGGGTCTTGAGTTTGTTGGTTTAGACTTGCCTGATTCCGTTGGTGAGATCATAGTAAGTATTTTGTTGGTTCTGCAAGGAAAACAGGTGCTGAAGTTAGTGTCCCGCTTCATGCAAGCGAGAGCACAGAAAG GAAGTGATCATGGAATCAAAGGAAAAGGAGATGGGTGGTTGCTAACGGTTGCCTTAATTGAAGGAAGCAATTTGGAAGCACCTAACTCAACTTCAACGTCATCTGATCCTTATGTGGTGTTTACTTGCAATGGGAATAGAAGAACCAGCTCTGTCAAGTTTCGAAAATCAGAACCTCTTTGGAATG AAATCCTTGAATTTGATGCTATGAATGAGCCTCCATCTAGGTTGGACGTGGAAGTGTTCGATTTCGATGGGCCTTTTGTTGAACCCTCATCTCTTGGGCATGCTGAAATTAATTTCCTGAAATCTAATGTTTCCGACTTATCTGATGTCTGGATACCTCTACAAGGAAAGTTGTCTCAAGCATGTCAGTCAAAGATACACTTAAGAATTTTCTTGAACAGTACTAAGGCTACTAATAGTTTCCAAGAGTATATAGCTAAGGTGGAGAAGGAGGTTGGCAAGAAG ATAAGATTACGGTCTCCTCACACAAATTCAACATTCCAGAAGCTTTTTGGGCTACCCCCAGAGGAATTTCTCATCAATGACTTCAACTGCTACCTGAGACGTAAAATTCCTCTCCAG GGCCGTCTGTTTCTTTCAGCAAGAGCGGTCGGGTTCCGTGCAGATATATTTGGTCAGAAGTCGAAGTTTTTATTTCTCTGGGAAGATGTGGAAGATATTCAACGCATCCCTCCCACTCTATCATCAATGGGAAGCCCTGTCATCAGCGTGATTCTAAAGCCTGGAAGAGGAACTGATGCACGGCATGGAGCACGGTCACTAGATGCAAAAGGCAGGCTGGGGTTTCATTTTCATTCTTTTGTATCTCTCAATGTTGCCCACAG AACAATGTTGGCACTCTGGAGGGCAAAAACCTTGCCACCCAAACAGAAGGAGGAGATGATACCGGAGAAAGAATCCGAAGCAAATGATGTCCGTGCTTCTGAAGACGAGTCTGTCCCAGAAACCATTCAAGCTGCAGAGGAGGAACTTGAAGTTCATTGCGATTTGATAGAAGACAATGACTCTGATGCTAAAATCACCCACACTGAGGAGATCGCTTCTTTTCTGGGAGTAGATGACGTTAATGTTTCCACGGTCTATTCTTCCATCCTACCACTTCCG ATTAGTTTCTGCATGGAATTGTTCGGAGGAAGCAAAATTGAGGAAAGGGTGATGGAGGGAGCAGGATGCCTTAACTACTCTCACAGCCCGTGGGAATCTGATAAGGCAGACGTGCATCAGAGACAGCTTTACTATAAGCTTGAAAAATGCATACCTCTCTACAAAGGGGAAGTCGTGAGTACTCAGCAAAAGCTTCGCCTCTCTGTTAAAAATGGTTGGCTCATCAACGAGCTCATGAATCTCCAAGGCCTCCCACTCGGTGACAATTTTTCA CTTCGCTTAAGATATCACATCAAGGATATCCCAGCAAAGTATGCAGCGTGCAGTGTTCAAGTGAAACTCGGAGTTGCATGGCTGAAATACACCAGAAACCAGAAACGAGTCACAAAAAATATCACCTCGATATTAAAGAAGCGTGTGAAGCTTGTGTTTAGCATATTGGAGAAGGAATACATTGCAAAGTCATAG